In Zingiber officinale cultivar Zhangliang chromosome 3B, Zo_v1.1, whole genome shotgun sequence, a single window of DNA contains:
- the LOC122054793 gene encoding zinc finger MYM-type protein 1-like, with product MTNWRKAIEVFNTHIGGVASAHNDARTQLEAFQNQRQSVLHLLQAQGCGMEVAYRTRLTVALDVTRFLLKQGLPFRGHNESLSSSNKGNFLELIEWYTQRNDEVAKTMNGNAPGNNQMKSPIVQKDLTRACDAEVTNVILNDIKDNIFSLMVDECRDISIKEQMGVVLRYVNKHGCVIERFLAIVHVSDTSAISLKKALILKENSSARYIHYFGHQLQLVVIAVAKSNRIVSDFFQYVTMIVNITGASCKRKDKFKQLEHDRLVECLEKGDIVTGKGKNQEISLKRPGDTRWGSHYMTIIRLMSTWTSILQVLENVYNDGTNDDNSGIAISLIDKMESYEFVFMMHLMKSLLGITNELSLALQQKDQNIVLAVSLIKIMKVLDMMVQEMNNRFSESSMKVLTCIACLDPKDSFSQFDIDLGNLAKKMVETDKNTIFSLVYRLIELALVLPIATASVERVFSAMKIIKIDLRNRMGDEWMNNSLVVYIEKDIFSTIENE from the exons ATGACTAATTGGAGAAAAGCAATCGAAGTATTTAATACGCATATTGGTGGTGTAGCTAGTGCTCACAATGATGCAAGAACACAACTTGAGGCTTTTCAAAATCAACGACAAAGTGTGTTACATTTGCTACAAGCGCAGGGGTGTGGAATGGAGGTTGCATATCGCACTCGATTAACGGTAGCTTTAGATGTTACACGCTTTCTTTTGAAACAAGGTTTGCCTTTCCGTGGACATAACGAGTCATTGAGTTCCTCAAATAAAGGTAACTTTCTTGAATTGATTGAGTGGTATACCCAAAGAAATGATGAGGTTGCCAAGACCATGAATGGAAATGCCCCTGGAAACAATCAAATGAAGTCTCCAATAGttcaaaaggatttaacacgGGCTTGTGATGCTGAAGTCACAAATGTCATTCTTAATGATATAAAAGACAATATATTTTCTCTAATGGTTGATGAGTGTCGAGATATTTCAATCAAAGAACAAATGGGAGTTGTTTTAAGATACGTGAACAAACATGGATGTGTTATTGAAAGATTTCTTGCTATTGTACATGTGTCTGACACTTCTGCTATTTCTTTGAAGAAG GCTCTTATACTGAAGGAAAATTCATCTGCAAGGTATATCCATTATTTTGGTCACCAGCTTCAACTAGTTGTTATTGCAGTTGCTAAAAGCAATCGAATTGTGAGTGATTTCTTCCAATATGTTACTATGATTGTGAATATTACTGGTGCTTCATGcaaaagaaaagataagtttAAACAACTTGAACATGATAGACTTGTAGAATGTTTGGAGAAAGGAGATATTGTTACTGGCAAAGGAAAAAATCAGGAAATCAGTTTAAAACGACCAGGGGATACTCGTTGGGGTTCACATTACATGACTATTATCCGTTTGATGTCTACGTGGACTTCTATTTTACAAGTGCTTGAAAATGTGTATAATGATGGTACTAATGATGATAATAGTGGTATCGCCATCAGTTTGATTGATAAGATGGAAAGTTATGAATTTGTGTTTATGATGCATTTGATGAAATCTTTATTGGGAATCACAAATGAATTGTCACTTGCCTTACAACAAAAGGATCAAAACATTGTACTAGCTGTCAGTTTGATCAAGATAATGAAA GTTCTTGATATGATGGTTCAAGAGATGAATAATCGATTTTCAGAATCAAGTATGAAGGTACTTACTTGCATTGCTTGCTTAGATCCAAAGGACTCTTTTTCTCAATTTGATATTG ATTTGGGAAATCTTGCTAAAAAGATGGTTGAAACAGACAAGAATACAATTTTTTCATTGGTATATCGTTTGATCGAGTTAGCATTAGTTTTACCAATTGCAACTGCTTCTGTTGAAAGAGTTTTTTCTGCAATGAAAATTATCAAGATCGATTTGCGTAATAGGATGGGGGATGAGTGGATGAATAACAGTTTGGTAGTATACATCGAAAAGGATATTTTTTCTACAATTGAAAatgaataa